A region of Mauremys mutica isolate MM-2020 ecotype Southern chromosome 2, ASM2049712v1, whole genome shotgun sequence DNA encodes the following proteins:
- the LRRC61 gene encoding leucine-rich repeat-containing protein 61 isoform X2, with amino-acid sequence MEPWAETGDEGENVRITAQLLKAKTGEFALESILLLKLRGLGISELGCLGECASLEWLDLSGNAISHLGPLAALKSLAVLNLSANRVGSLEPLGACESLQSLNVAGNLLRSLQQLQCLAGLRRLESLRLHDARARLSNPICASGAYRSALGDLLPGLKAIDGERLSGRGSELYQLCRDLDSSLERGGSGGAGSPEPPGAALPWVEEGYWERRPARRSSIMEEAYKQFNDVLQECRELSERAADTISQAERALSVRSDPSSYVF; translated from the coding sequence ATGGAGCCCTGGGCGGAGACGGGGGACGAGGGCGAGAACGTCCGGATCACCGCCCAGCTGCTGAAGGCCAAGACGGGCGAGTTCGCCCTGGAGTCCATCCTGCTGCTCAAGCTGCGGGGCCTGGGCATCTCGGAGCTGGGCTGCCTGGGCGAGTGCGCCAGCCTGGAGTGGCTGGACCTCTCCGGCAACGCCATCTCCCACCTGGGCCCCCTGGCTGCCCTCAAGTCCCTGGCTGTCCTCAACCTCTCGGCCAACCGCGTCGGCAGCCTGGAGCCGCTCGGCGCCTGCGAGAGCCTGCAGAGCCTCAACGTAGCCGGCAACCTGCTGCGcagcctgcagcagctgcagtgccTGGCGGGGCTGCGCCGGCTGGAGAGCCTGCGGCTGCACGACGCCCGGGCCCGCCTCAGCAACCCCATCTGCGCCAGCGGGGCCTACCGCAGCGCCCTGGGGGACCTGCTCCCCGGCCTCAAGGCCATCGACGGCGAGAGGCTCTCCGGGCGCGGCAGCGAGCTCTACCAGCTCTGCAGGGACCTGGACAGCTCCCTGGAGcggggcggcagcggcggggcgggcagcccggagccgcCGGGCGCGGCCCTGCCCTGGGTGGAGGAGGGCTACTGGGAGCGGAGGCCGGCTCGGCGCAGCTCCATCATGGAGGAGGCCTACAAGCAGTTCAACGACGTGCTGCAGGAGTGCCGGGAGCTGAGCGAGAGGGCGGCCGACACCATCTCCCAGGCAGAGCGGGCCCTGAGCGTCCGCAGCGACCCCAGCTCCTACGTGTTCTGA
- the LRRC61 gene encoding leucine-rich repeat-containing protein 61 isoform X1 — protein MLPVKKSKLRKRRTVGGSAMPSPGVCAIGERAAGAFPFAVAADAHLRHLPPGSDHEHVPEIEIKLEFSDEEEEGHEGGTLGFMAACGEGSHERRKVELAPRSVGSQPCVTASWQPPSSVLGVDKALLEGWAAKRPAPPAFSLPVRTRRRKTTSEVWQFFSPDASDPCRAICTLCQASVGRGKLRGHCNTTALKRHLEGKHPLEWGRRKRAGRRAQEEEEEENEEEEQVAKEFPLQDTVFGISHALCSPAQVPQGGPRFLYVISDSSEEEEEEEGRGRAGTPVTDSSPESSEEGSSESSKMLPQGRGRGRKGRVYTGHPKPDLATPYLEMLVGQGFPKSGQLSLPNHPLVPPGTKRRKSTSAVWQFFYIDCSNVCRAVCTLCQASVSRGKLGSHFGTSALMRHLEGKHPLEWGRGRAPGAPATPPSSTRSERLSLGPAEEEEPVEDPSLTSPATLDPLRSPCASPGGAPAPVCASWQSEAPPEGKVPKALPAPAAPLPPSKNQAGLAERGGDVPGKYTPNHPQAQAWNRSIAELLCGMALPCSFVSAKPFHRFMAQADPRYHVPSPAFFSRKAVPQLCQAVGMGLALELQQASLSRVHLSAHVWAQGPAGEYLALAAHWLAPRSDSGQWQPRSQRRQAVLCVQALQEEQALGGVQQVLAEQLQLWLAQNSLRPGFLVSGGSPGVERATKDGGHTHIPCFAHCLSQLVLGFLRLHRSIEGTLGVARAICAHFARSPEARRGLAELQRQHGLAPRRLKQEATASWDSTYYMLERLLALQPAVQEYVGKRWMGEAGLALSATQWMLMRSLVELLQPFEMAVREASAADASLSQVLPQVRYLHIFLQQIRLRFESQAGEGAGSAVRLAESLALQLSTEPRLSEMFHRQEYVLATLLDPRFKGRMDAILPLGSDLDHWKQLLVRKVKELLASPTGCPSSPWNAQPGKAFCVDAAPQPREAETESHWDRGPSGKSSTVPPLIQKEKTLTEHLESVGLLASEGRGASLPTESHSACVMVERYLRDNQTIGAREDPLGYWEKRHWLWPALAKLAMLYLSCPPSGAFSERIFTAPDSPFSERRPPQGESTERLVFLRANLGAFPDYPPPPLICSENDSAGSSSGEEGTRPA, from the coding sequence ATGTTGCCGGTAAAGAAAAGCAAGCTGCGGAAGCGGAGGACAGTCGGCGGCTCGGCCATGCCGAGCCCTGGCGTCTGTGCCATAGGAGAGCGTGCCGCGGGCGCTTTCCCCTTCGCCGTAGCTGCCGATGCCCACCTCCGCCATCTGCCTCCGGGCTCCGACCACGAGCACGTCCCCGAGATCGAGATCAAGCTGGAGTTTAgtgacgaggaggaggagggccaTGAGGGCGGCACGCTGGGATTCATGGCGGCCTGTGGGGAAGGGAGCCATGAGAGGAGGAAGGTCGAGCTGGCCCCCCGGAGTGTGGGCAGCCAGCCTTGCGTCACGGCCAGCTGGCAACCCCCTTCCTCCGTGCTGGGTGTAGACAAGGCTCTCCTGGAGGGATGGGCAGCGAAGCGCCCCGCACCTCCGGCCTTCAGCCTCCCTGTCCGCACCCGGCGCCGCAAGACCACCTCTGAGGTGTGGCAGTTCTTCTCCCCGGATGCCAGCGACCCCTGCCGGGCCATCTGCACCCTGTGCCAGGCCAGTGTCGGGCGTGGCAAGCTGAGGGGCCACTGCAACACCACCGCCCTGAAGCGCCACCTGGAGGGCAAGCACCCGCTGGAGTGGGGGCGGAGGAAGAGAGCAGGACGcagggcccaggaggaggaggaggaggagaatgaggaGGAAGAGCAGGTGGCGAAGGAGTTTCCCTTGCAGGACACTGTGTTTGGCATCAGCCATGCTCTGTGCTCCCCTGCCCAAGTGCCCCAGGGTGGCCCCCGCTTCCTGTACGTGATCAGCGActccagtgaggaggaggaggaggaggaggggcggggaAGGGCAGGTACCCCAGTCACTGATTCCTCCCCAGAGTCCAGCGAGGAGGGAAGCAGCGAGAGTAGCAAGAtgctcccccagggcagggggaggggcaggaagggcCGTGTATACACAGGGCACCCCAAGCCGGACCTGGCCACACCCTACCTGGAGATGCTAGTGGGCCAGGGGTTCCCCAAGTCCGGGCAGCTCAGCCTCCCCAACCACCCGCTGGTGCCACCGGGCACGAAGCGCCGCAAGTCCACCTCGGCCGTCTGGCAGTTCTTCTACATCGACTGCAGCAACGTGTGCCGAGCTGTCTGCACCCTGTGCCAGGCCAGCGTCAGCCGTGGCAAACTGGGCAGCCACTTCGGCACCTCGGCCCTCATGCGCCACCTGGAGGGCAAGCACCCgctggagtgggggcgggggcgggctcCTGGcgcgcctgccacccctcccagcAGCACCCGGTCCgagaggctgagcctggggccggcggaggaggaggagcccgTGGAGGACCCGTCTCTCACGTCGCCCGCCACGTTGGACCCCCTGAGATCACCTTGCGCCAGCCCTGGTGGGGCCCCAGCTCCCGTGTGTGCCAGCTGGCAGAGTGAGGCACCTCCCGAAGGCAAGGTGCCGAAAGCCCTGCCCGCCCCAGCGGCCCCGCTGCCTCCCAGCAAGAACCAAGCCGGCCTGGCCGAGCGGGGCGGGGACGTGCCTGGCAAATACACCCCCAACCACCCGCAGGCGCAGGCCTGGAACCGCAGCATTGCCGAGCTGCTGTGCGGcatggccctgccctgctccttcgtCTCGGCCAAGCCCTTCCACCGGTTCATGGCGCAGGCTGACCCACGCTACCATGTCCCCTCGCCGGCTTTCTTCTCCCGCAAGGCAGTGCCCCAGCTGTGCCAGGCTGTCGGCATGGGCctggccctggagctgcagcaggccagCCTCAGCCGGGTGCACCTCAGCGCCCACGTCTGGGCCCAGGGGCCGGCAGGGGAGTACCTGGCGCTGGCAGCGCACTGGCTGGCGCCCCGCTCGGACTCAGGCCAGTGGCAGCCACGCAGCCAGCGCAGGCAGGCGGTGCTGTGCGTGCAGGCGCTGCAGGAGGAGCAGGCGCTGGGTGGCGTGCAGCAGGTGTTGGCCGAGcagctccagctgtggctggcccagaACTCCCTGAGGCCCGGCTTCCTGGTCTCGGGCGGCAGCCCTGGCGTGGAGCGGGCCACGAAGGACGGCGGCCACACCCACATCCCCTGCTTCGCTCACTGCCTGAGCCAGCTGGTGCTCGGCTTCCTGCGCCTCCACCGCAGCATCGAGGGCACACTGGGGGTGGCCCGTGCCATCTGCGCCCACTTCGCCCGCTCGCCGGAGGCCAGGAGGGGGCTGGCGGAGCTGCAGCGGCAGCACGGCTTGGCCCCGCGCCGGCTGAAGCAGGAGGCCACGGCGAGCTGGGACTCCACCTACTACATGCTGGAGCGGCTGCTGGCGCTGCAGCCGGCTGTGCAGGAGTACGTGGGCAAGCGCTGGATGGGCGAGGCTGGCCTGGCCCTGAGCGCCACCCAGTGGATGCTGATGCGCAGCCtggtggagctgctgcagcccttCGAGATGGCTGTGCGGGAGGCGAGCGCGGCCGACGCCTCACTGAGCCAGGTGCTGCCGCAGGTGCGCTACCTGCACATCTTCCTCCAGCAGATCCGCCTGCGCTTCGAGAGCCAggccggggagggggctggctccGCCGTACGCCTGGCCGAgagcctggccctgcagctctccaccgagccccggcTCAGCGAGATGTTCCACCGCCAGGAGTACGTGCTGGCCACGCTGCTCGACCCCCGCTTCAAGGGCAGGATGGACGCCATCCTGCCGCTGGGCTCCGACCTCGACCACTGGAAGCAGCTGCTGGTCCGGAAGGTGAAGGAGCTCCTGGCCTCCCCCACTGgctgcccttcctccccctgGAATGCCCAGCCCGGCAAGGCTTTCTGCGTGGACGCGGCCCCGCAGCCCCGGGAGGCAGAGACAGAGTCCCATTGGGACAGGGGGCCGAGTGGGAAGAGCTCCACGGTGCCTCCACTGATCCAGAAGGAGAAGACCCTGACCGAGCACCTGGAGAGCGTGGGGCTGCTGGCCTCTGAGGGCCGcggggcctccctccccaccgaGAGCCACTCGGCCTGTGTGATGGTGGAGAGGTATCTGCGGGACAACCAGACCATCGGGGCCCGGGAGGACCCGCTGGGGTACTGGGAGAAGCGGCACTGGCTCTGGccggccctggccaaactggccatgcTCTACCTGTCCTGCCCGCCCTCGGGGGCCTTCTCGGAGCGCATCTTCACCGCCCCAGACAGCCCCTTCTCCGAGAGGCGCCCCCCGCAGGGGGAGAGCACAGAGCGCCTCGTCTTTCTGAGAGCCAACCTGGGGGCCTTCCCCGACTACCCCCCGCCGCCCCTCATCTGCTCCGAGAACGACagcgcaggcagcagcagcggggaggaggggaccCGGCCGGCTTAG